One genomic region from Gossypium hirsutum isolate 1008001.06 chromosome D13, Gossypium_hirsutum_v2.1, whole genome shotgun sequence encodes:
- the LOC107918383 gene encoding probable LRR receptor-like serine/threonine-protein kinase At2g16250, giving the protein MVDQRSIGVALLYLLLLMLLESTLEQQVQQRLSSRIEFTALFELRSSLGLRSRDWPRKVDPCTSWNGIRCENGSVTSINISGFRRTRVGKRNPQFAVDSLANFTRLVSFNASEFLLPGPIPDWFGQRLLTLQVLDLRSCNVSGVIPLSIGNLTNLTTLYLSDNRLTGQIPSTLGRLLSLLVLDLSKNSLTGSIPSSLVSLRNLTSLDISLNNLTGSIPPGVGSLLKLQILNLSSNRLTSSIPAQLGDLDSLVDLDLSSNGLSGSVPRDLRGLRNLQTMDFGNNGLQGSLPVALFPSPSQLRIIVLRNNSFSGDLPEVLWSLPELNLLDISHNNFTGMLPNSTLNDNATAVVLNISQNKFYGGLTTVLRRFISTDLSGNYFEGRVPDYAHDNSFLSTNCLQSVSSQRTLTECVSFYAERGLSFDNFGPPNSTEPPATESRRSNRRIIILAAVLGGAGLVVLLMLLLLVVLCFRKRSTRNHRGIDVGAVPARETSLSPVEGINFSSLGDLFTYQQLLEATGDLNDANLIKHGHSGDLFKGILEGGLPVVVKRIDLQSIKKDAYLSELEFFSKVSHPRVVPLLGHCLEREHEKFLVYKYMPNGDLSSSLYRKKSSEDDSLQSLDWITRLKIAIGAAESLSFLHHECTPPLVHRDVQASSILLDDKFEVRLGSLSEVCAHEGDGHQNRITRLLRLPQSSEQGSLGSSTAICAYDVYCFGKVLLGLVTGKLEISSSSDTEMKEWLEQTLQCISIYDKELVTKILDPSLLVDDDLLEEVWAMAIVARSCLNPKPSRRPPMRYILKALENPLRVVREDNTSSARLRTTSSRGSWNAALFGSWRQSSLDVAGIPAASTTRAEGGSSFKHSGTTGSQGSAQNGGGDHSSSRRRHSKEIFPEPPKPQQDIERKDRD; this is encoded by the exons ATGGTGGATCAGCGTAGCATAGGAGTAGCTTTGTTGTATCTCTTGTTGTTGATGTTACTTGAGTCTACATTGGAGCAACAAGTGCAACAGCGACTGAGTTCACGCATTGAGTTCACAGCTTTATTTGAACTGAGGTCCTCTTTGGGGCTTAGAAGCAGGGATTGGCCTAGAAAAGTTGACCCTTGTACCAGCTGGAACGGTATAAGATGTGAAAATGGCAGTGTTACTTCCATTAACATTTCTGGGTTTAGAAGAACGAGGGTTGGCAAACGAAACCCGCAGTTTGCTGTCGATTCTCTGGCGAATTTTACACGTTTGGTTTCGTTTAATGCCTCTGAATTCTTGCTTCCTGGTCCTATCCCTGATTGGTTTGGCCAAAGGCTGTTGACATTGCAAGTGTTGGATCTCAGGTCTTGTAATGTTTCAGGTGTTATACCTTTGAGTATTGGTAATTTGACTAATTTAACTACTCTATATTTGTCGGATAATAGGCTCACCGGGCAAATTCCTTCGACTTTGGGTCGATTGTTAAGCCTTTTGGTTCTTGATCTTTCGAAGAATTCGCTTACTGGATCTATTCCATCATCACTTGTATCACTAAGGAATTTAACAAGTCTTGACATTTCCTTGAATAACTTAACGGGGTCGATTCCTCCAGGCGTTGGATCCCTTTTGAAGCTACAAATTCTGAATCTTTCAAGCAATAGATTAACGTCTTCAATACCTGCACAACTTGGTGACCTTGATAGCTTGGTTGACCTTGATCTCAGCAGCAATGGTTTGTCAGGGTCAGTGCCCCGAGATCTTAGAGGGTTAAGAAATTTGCAGACAATGGACTTCGGGAACAATGGCCTCCAAGGGTCTCTTCCGGTCGCATTGTTCCCTTCTCCAAGTCAGTTGCGGATTATAGTTCTGAGAAATAATAGTTTCAGTGGTGACCTTCCTGAAGTATTATGGTCACTACCTGAGTTGAACTTGCTCGATATCTCTCACAATAATTTCACAGGGATGCTGCCTAATTCTACTTTGAATGATAATGCCACTGCTGTAGTACTTAACATTTCCCAGAACAAGTTTTATGGAGGTCTCACCACTGTTCTTCGAAGGTTTATCTCTACTGATTTGTCTGGAAACTATTTTGAAGGCAGGGTTCCAGACTATGCGCATGACAATTCATTTCTTAGTACTAACTGTCTCCAAAGTGTGTCAAGCCAGAGGACTTTAACAGAGTGTGTATCATTCTATGCTGAGAGGGGCCTGAGTTTCGATAATTTCGGGCCTCCAAATTCAACAGAACCCCCTGCAACTGAAAGTCGAAGGAGCAACAGAAGGATAATTATACTGGCTGCAGTTTTAGGAGGAGCAGGGCTTGTTGTGCTACTAATGTTGTTGCTATTGGTGGTTCTATGTTTCCGTAAAAGGAGCACAAGGAATCATAGAGGGATCGATGTGGGAGCAGTTCCTGCTAGAGAAACATCTCTTTCACCAGTAGAAGGAATTAATTTTTCGAGCCTAGGTGATTTATTTACCTATCAGCAACTTCTTGAAGCCACTGGTGATCTTAATGATGCAAACCTCATCAAGCATGGTCATTCTGGTGATCTCTTCAAAGGTATCTTAGAAGGCGGGCTTCCTGTTGTTGTCAAAAGGATCGATTTGCAGTCAATTAAAAAGGATGCGTACCTTTCTGAACTGGAGTTCTTTAGTAAAGTTTCACATCCACGAGTTGTTCCCTTATTGGGACATTGTTTAGAGAGAGAACATGAAAAATTCTTGGTTTATAAATATATGCCGAATGGGGACTTGTCAAGTTCCTTGTACAGGAAAAAGAGTTCAGAGGATGATAGTTTACAGTCATTAGATTGGATAACAAGATTGAAAATTGCTATAGGAGCTGCAGAAAGCCTATCTTTTCTGCATCATGAATGCACACCACCCCTTGTCCACAG AGATGTTCAAGCTAGCAGTATACTTCTTGATGATAAATTTGAAGTGAGATTGGGGAGCTTGAGCGAGGTCTGCGCTCATGAAGGTGATGGTCATCAAAATAGAATCACAAGATTACTGCGGTTGCCACA GTCATCTGAACAAGGTTCTTTAG GTTCATCTACAGCAATATGCGCCTACGATGTTTACTGCTTCGGGAAAGTTTTACTTGGGTTGGTAACAGGTAAGCTGGAGATCAGTTCATCGAGTGATACCGAGATGAAGGAATGGTTAGAACAAACACTACAATGCATAAGTATATATGATAAGGAACTTGTGACCAAAATTTTGGACCCGTCTCTTCTTGTGGACGACGATCTATTGGAGGAAGTCTGGGCCATGGCCATTGTTGCGAGGTCTTGTCTCAATCCAAAGCCTTCTAGACGGCCCCCAATGAGATATATCCTAAAAGCTTTGGAAAATCCCTTGAGAGTGGTTAGGGAAGACAATACAAGCTCAGCAAGGCTTAGAACAACCTCGTCAAGAGGATCTTGGAATGCTGCTCTTTTTGGTAGCTGGCGTCAAAGCTCTTTGGATGTAGCCGGTATTCCAGCAGCCTCCACTACTAGAGCTGAAGGGGGAAGTAGTTTCAAACATTCAGGAACGACGGGTTCGCAGGGCAGTGCTCAGAATGGTGGAGGCGACCATTCATCTTCACGTAGGCGGCATTCAAAGGAGATATTCCCGGAACCACCTAAACCACAGCAAGATATAGAACGAAAGGATCGTGACTAG
- the LOC107920582 gene encoding uncharacterized protein At1g01500, with the protein MERVYESSNGNGPTSNDHMVMRHSPKSPYQSFSKRSLRWLDLRVFYVRVSKCETDESTPMHLTLNHVPLNPDTLLEVNGVRTGIYSDGPSTLLRRDRLDKKSEEATFVSTDSIRLTGSMKFEVFNKDTLLLYGVLELCDRNGCTKESKGSGPMWSMNCESVITTGTGFLKTKQFHSPSSTSPTVEVYVAGSFLGNPIILTRTLQPSLRKKQMKGILDSIPEHDATEDQKEATPFQMLDYLNHKSESEEHRYLYSGVDYFEGEDGELSWFNAGVRVGVGIGLSICVGIGLGVGLLVRTYQGTTHNFRRRLL; encoded by the exons ATGGAGAGGGTTTATGAATCATCTAATGGAAATGGGCCGACTAGTAATGATCACATGGTTATGAGGCACTCTCCTAAGTCTCCTTACCAATCATTCTCTAAGAGATCATTACGATGGCTAGATTTAAGAGTTTTCTATGTCAGAGTAAGCAAGTGTGAGACTGATGAATCAACTCCTATGCACCTTACTCTAAACCATGTTCCTTTGAATCCTGATACACTTCTTGAAGTAAATGGTGTTAGAACTGGCATCTATTCTGATGGCCCATCAACCCTTCTTAGAAGGGATAGGCTAGACAAAAAATCGGAAGAAGCCACTTTTGtgagcacggatagcataaggCTGACAGGAAGCATGAAGTTCGAGGTTTTTAATAAGGATACTCTTCTTCTATATGGGGTTTTAGAGTTGTGTGATAGAAATGGTTGCACCAAAGAGTCGAAAGGAAGTGGCCCGATGTGGAGCATGAACTGTGAATCAGTTATAACTACAGGCACTGGTTTTCTCAAGACCAAACAATTTCACAGTCCAAGTTCAACTTCACCCACAGTTGAGGTCTATGTTGCAGGGTCATTTTTAGGCAATCCAATTATATTAACTAGAACTTTACAGCCTAGTTTACGGAAGAAACAAATGAAAGGGATACTAGATTCGATACCGGAGCACGATGCAACTGAAGATCAGAAAGAAGCCACCCCTTTTCAG ATGCTGGATTACTTGAATCACAAGTCAGAAAGTGAAGAACACAGGTATCTGTATTCAGGGGTGGACTATTTTGAGGGGGAAGATGGGGAGCTGTCATGGTTCAATGCCGGTGTGAGGGTAGGTGTCGGAATCGGTCTAAGCATCTGTGTGGGAATCGGATTAGGAGTAGGTTTGCTGGTTCGTACCTACCAAGGCACCACCCATAACTTTCGAAGACGACTACTGTAA
- the LOC107920160 gene encoding NADH dehydrogenase [ubiquinone] iron-sulfur protein 8-B, mitochondrial, giving the protein MAAIFARNSLNALRARHLAVSGQVLQGSQHYGLRLSSRSYGTQKDDEEREQLAKEISKDWSSVFERSINTLFLTEMVRGLMLTLKYFFERKVTINYPFEKGPLSPRFRGEHALRRYPTGEERCIACKLCEAVCPAQAITIEAEEREDGSRRTTRYDIDMTKCIYCGLCQEACPVDAIVEGPNFEFATETHEELLYDKEKLLENGDRWETEIAENLRSESLHR; this is encoded by the exons ATGGCTGCAATCTTCGCTCGTAACTCTCTCAACGCTCTCCGAGCTCGACACCTC gctGTGTCAGGGCAAGTGTTGCAGGGTTCACAACACTACGGGTTGCGACTCAGTTCACGCTCATATGGCACGCAGAAAG ATGATGAAGAAAGAGAGCAGCTTGCAAAGGAGATTTCAAAGGACTGGAGTTCTG TTTTCGAAAGAAGCATAAACACGCTGTTTCTAACTGAAATGGTTCGGGGTCTCATGCTGACACTCAAGTACTTCTTTGAAAGAAAAGTTACT ATTAACTATCCATTTGAGAAGGGTCCATTGAGCCCTCGTTTTCGAGGGGAGCATGCTCTCCGCCGATATCCAACTGGAGAGGAACGTTGCATTGCCTGTAAACTTTGTGAAGCG GTATGTCCCGCACAGGCAATCACGATAGAGGCTGAGGAACGAGAGGATGGAAGTCGTAGGACAACGAG GTATGACATTGACATGACCAAGTGTATCTACTGTGGGCTCTGCCAAGAGGCATGTCCTGTTGATGCAATCGTTGAAGGACCCAACTTTGAATTTGCCACCGAGACTCATGAG GAGCTGCTGTATGACAAAGAGAAGCTGCTTGAGAACGGTGACCGATGGGAAACCGAGATTGCAGAGAATCTCAGATCTGAAAGCCTTCATCGGTGA
- the LOC107920159 gene encoding transcription termination factor MTERF2, chloroplastic translates to MLTYTPPSLHLHLHLHRYPHSTTISSSLHHHPNHPTTTAPDPVLRIHNSKTTSFLHHRQPATTTTNETKNPPQEYENDHHHHRDSEDKPKTPPHILPPQEKQNILEMSLVTKRGPQFPGSIYANSLPSLQSVIQTQNEDDEDDEEVMIRRALDIRRKVTAEVFKAAMKKGKFGITYSTNLVNRLPDFIDHVMIEAAALKRSPEFKDSTFNLRAKLVIDHSNVVPLIRWLKHNNLSYPKIAKLICMSKGNLDSIRRLVEWLKTVYVKGEFLGATLLKSGDDILHRSLEELDEIVDYLESNGVRRDWIGFVISRCPRLLSYSMEEVKTRVDFYLNMGMNENDFGTMVFDYPGVLGYFTLEEMNQKVNYLKEFGLSTEDVGKLLAFRPQLMGCSIEERWKPLVKYLYYLGISRDGMRRMLTIKPMIFCFNFEATIAPKVQFFRDIGVREDAIGNMLVKFPPLLTYSLHKKIRPVVIYLMTKAGVTEKDIGKVIALGPELLGCNIAKTLEVNVKYFLSLGIRVRQLGEMIGDFPKLLRYKVDLLYPKYQYLRRTMVRPLQDVIEFPRFFSYSLEERIIPRNKIMVENRVNFKLRYMLACTDEEFNQRVADKVERRRRFESGRMDDAVSGSQMAEGTLGKTASSSLSS, encoded by the exons ATGCTTACTTACACTCCTCCCTCTCTCCACCTCCACCTCCATCTCCACCGTTACCCTCATTCGACCACCATCTCCTCCTCCCTCCACCACCACCCTAACCATCCGACCACCACAGCACCTGACCCTGTCCTCCGTATTCATAACTCAAAAACCACTTCCTTCCTCCACCACCGCCAACCGGCCACCACCACCACCAACGAAACAAAGAACCCACCCCAAGAATACGAAAATGACCACCACCATCACCGAGATTCCGAAGATAAACCCAAAACCCCACCACACATACTTCCACCTCAAGAGAAACAAAACATCCTAGAAATGTCCCTGGTCACCAAACGCGGCCCACAATTCCCAGGCTCCATTTACGCCAATTCTCTCCCTTCTCTCCAATCCGTAATCCAAACCCAAAACGAAGACGATGAGGATGATGAAGAGGTGATGATAAGACGGGCGCTTGATATTAGAAGGAAGGTAACAGCAGAGGTTTTCAAGGCAGCAATGAAGAAGGGAAAGTTTGGGATTACGTATTCGACGAATTTGGTTAATAGACTGCCGGATTTTATTGACCACGTGATGATCGAAGCCGCTGCGTTGAAAAGGTCCCCTGAGTTTAAGGATTCCACCTTTAATTTGCGTGCTAAGCTTGTTATTGATCACTCCAATGTTGTTCCTCTCATAAG GTGGCTGAAACACAATAACCTCTCATATCCCAAAATTGCAAAGCTGATATGCATGTCTAAAGGGAATCTTGACTCTATAAGACGGCTCGTTGAGTGGTTGAAGACGGTTTATGTGAAAGGAGAATTTCTGGGTGCAACGCTTTTGAAATCCGGAGACGATATTTTGCATCGTAGTCTAGAAGAACTGGATGAGATTGTTGATTATTTGGAGAGTAATGGAGTTAGGAGGGACTGGATCGGTTTCGTTATTAGCCGATGTCCGAGGTTGTTGTCCTATAGTATGGAGGAAGTGAAAACGCGAGTCGATTTTTACTTGAATATGGGTATGAATGAGAATGATTTCGGGACAATGGTATTTGATTATCCGGGTGTACTTGGCTACTTCACTCTTGAAGAGATGAATCAAAAG GTTAATTATCTGAAAGAGTTTGGGCTCAGTACCGAAGATGTCGGGAAATTACTAGCTTTCAGGCCACAGTTGATGGGTTGCAGCATTGAAGAAAGATGGAAGCCGCTTGTTAAGTACTTATATTACCTCGGAATTTCTCGAGATGGAATGAGGAGAATGCTTACCATTAAACCAATGATTTTCTGTTTCAATTTCGAGGCTACAATTGCACCAAAG GTACAATTTTTCCGGGACATTGGTGTTCGAGAGGATGCCATCGGTAACATGCTTGTTAAGTTCCCTCCCTTACTAACCTACAGCCTGCACAAGAAAATTCGGCCAGTg GTCATATATTTGATGACCAAAGCTGGAGTTACAGAGAAGGATATCGGTAAGGTTATAGCTTTGGGACCAGAGCTATTGGGTTGCAATATAGCAAAAACCCTTGAGGTTAATGTAAAGTATTTTCTTTCACTTGGCATACGAGTTAGACAGCTGGGTGAGATGATTGGCGATTTCCCTAAACTTCTTCGATACAAAGTAGATCTTCTGTATCCCAAGTATCAATACTTACGGAGAACGATGGTACGCCCCTTGCAGGATGTCATTGAATTTCCCAG GTTTTTCAGCTATTCTCTTGAAGAGCGAATAATTCCGAGGAACAAAATTATGGTGGAGAATCGGGTTAACTTCAAGCTTCGCTACATGTTGGCGTGCACTGATGAAGAGTTCAACCAAAGGGTTGCAGATAAGGTTGAAAGGAGGCGGAGATTTGAATCCGGTCGCATGGATGATGCAGTGTCTGGTTCTCAAATGGCCGAAGGAACCTTGGGGAAGACGGCAAGTAGTAGCTTATCCAGCTGA